ccccccccccaaaaaaaatgtacctttatttaaccaggcaagtcagttaagaactcattcttattttcaatgaaggcctaggaacagtgggttaactgcctgttcgggggcagaacaacagatttgtaccatgtcagcttgggggtttgaacttgcaaccttccggttactagtccaacgctctaaccactaggctaccctgccgcccctactgtgggtaatggagtcgccaatgactatggttttcaatttgtcagagctaatggtgggaagcttcggagtctcagaccccgtaactggaggagtagagacaagagaaggctcgacctcagactccgactcgctgcttagtTGAAAGTTTGTCAACGGAATGAGCGACACCGTtggagcattcctacagcattaccctccagaagccatgagaaagttgcCCGGCTGTGGGGACCGTGCAAGgagatttatactactatctgtacttactggtggcacagatgctgtttcatcctttcctacactgaaattacccttgccgaacgattgcgtctgaagctgggcttgcagcacagctatcctcgccgcaAGGCGATCgttgtcctgtatattatgagtacagcgactgcaattagaaggcatcatgttaatgttactacttagcttcggtgTTAAAGGTCCTGACGAATCACccccagataaagcgtccggagtaaaaaagttgaatgaaaaaaaaaatgttgagtgagggaaaaactaaaaatataaatggtaattaaaaagtaaaaactgtaaagttgtcaggttgcaaagtaaggttggcaacaaaacgcacagcaacacgtaaacaagtctgaaagttgtgaccggaaatgacaaTATCTGTTAGGAtcaactaggagtggtgggtggaatcaggcgcagagaacAGGGTTCAGTCTTTTTTTCAAATTTATTCCCCAGCGCAACAAAAcagtcacgccaacacacagggcgtatataagttgccagtccaaacaacaggacaaaatagtaCGGAGAATAAATCCACAAATaactcacaccatcaaacacagagtaacaaaaacaagcccgcacaaatacccagcgggcctagtggccttaaataccctacaaacaaaccctaatacaaaacaggtgtacccaataacccaaaacaaaccgaaagggaatcgatggcagctaataggccggcaaccgccgagcaccacccgaacaggaagaggcaccatcttcggcgaggCAAccaccgagcaccacccgaacaggaagaggcaccatcttcggcgaggTTTGTGACAATAtcatgcaaaaatgtctaaaaacctgtttttgctttgtagtgtgggtagtgggtagtgtgtagattgattaaatgtatttaaattgaacattagaataaggctgtaacgtaacaaaatgtggataaagtaaaaagggctctgaatactttctgaatgctctgtatggCATACTATTAAaatgacctgtctctctctctatatagaaCATTCTATAACCTCTCGCTCTATGGGATTCTAAATTAACTGTTTGAAATCAATGTCTAGTGGGGACACTTCTTTACCACTGTGAGTTGATATTGAAGAAATATAATACCATTGTGGAATGAAAGTAAATAAATAGTAATTCAAGTCTACCATatggaaactccccaaatacaggtgtgacaagcttgtagagtcatacccaagacgactcgaggctgtagtcgctgccaaaagtgcttcaacaaagtactgagtaaagggtctgaatacttatgtaaatgtgatatttcagtttttacaaCAATATTTTTTGCTTTGTTAGTATGGGGTAttgcattgtgtgtagattgatgagaaaaaaataacaatttaatccattttagaataagcctgtaacataacaaaatgtggaaaaagtcaatgggactgaatactttccgaatgcactgtatagtgaacagagccctatgggccctagtcaaaagtagtgcactaaatagtgaatagggtacccaTTAGGAACATCCTTACTGAGGctttcttattcttatttgtcTTCTTCTGTAGCCGTTCCTGCAGTAAGGTGACCTAGTGGGTGGAAtgttaacatttttaaaaatgtcatactttataaatattattttaaaaATCCAGTTGAAATTCCAATGTTTTaatgtcaaacggttttgttatatatcagtcttctgtgatgtatataaagtgtaatactgGGATGCACACTcattatttaatacatttaaattcTATATTTGACATGGTACAGGTATCTTCTATTTTTTAATctcataaccatgtgtgtgaggtgtatacatTTGTTTCAAACACTGATTtatcccactgcagtaaaagggaAATAGGAGACTGCATGCCTGGTAGTCGTGTCCTGCCTCGTAGCTGTATGGTTACTGTTGTGATCATTAATAAGCTCAGTGTGTAATGCCGGAATATGAACAAAGCCAGTGAGATCCAGTGTATTCTCATTACAGGGGGATTATCAAATGTGCCAGCATGCTCCGCAATCCCACATCATTAACTATTTGGACCATTTACAGTCAGTTCATCACTAATGCCCCCCACCCACACCCCCAAGGCATGTGATTATATTTGACATGTTATGACATTTCAATGTAGATTTATGCATCGTGGCGTGTTTGCAATGGATTAGGACTGTACCTTGACTTGTAATCATTATTTGCCACCTAGGACATCTATTTTAGTCTGTATTAACAAAGCATCAATAACAATATATTTCCACCAATGTCTAGCACACATGTAAAAATGTGGTTTGTCTAACTGTATGGTATTTATGCTGATCTGGGGAGTTTATCACCATATAATGATCTGTTAATATTCCCAACTGGGTGATTATACCATTACCATCGTTGTCTCATCAGGGGAGGATGTGTGGTTACTTGGTTAACAGCAGAGGAGGATGTGCAGTATCCCTGGTAACAGCAGGGGAGGATGTGCTGTTATCTGCAGATTGCTCCATTTGCTCCTTTAGCCTACAGTGCAGCGCAGAGCTTCATTTTCCATTAATATATTCAGTTTATATGTACACATGGGCTGCACCTCAAAAGATAGATAagaaatatatacagtaataatTAAGTAATAATAAATTCAGTATAAACAGGAAAAACAAAAAATAAGTAGGCCTCCACCCCCAACCTACATTTcccccaacatgtctccatccaacctcccattctttccccccaaccccaccaaatcaacatgtctccatccaacctcccattctttccccccaaccccaccaaatcaacatgtctccatccaacctcccattctttccccccaaccccaccaaatcaacatgtctccatccaacctcccatCCCTTTCACTgcaccccacccagccaacatgtctacatctaaccccctccaccccccactcCCGTAAACCTTCTCTTCCACCCCATGTCATGTCTTCGTTTTGAAagtaaagcacattttttgtccattaagataacatcaaattgatcagaactacagtgtagacattgttaatgttgtaaattactgttgtagctggaaacggcagatttttaaaaatggaatatctacataggtgtacagaggcccattatcagcaaccatcactcctgtgttccattgacaagttgtgttagctaatccaagtttataattttaaaaggctaattgatcatttgaaaagccttatgcaattatgttagcacagctgaaaactgttgttcggattaaagaagcaataaaattggccttctttaaactagttgagtatctggagcatttgtgggttcgattgcaggctcaaaatggccagaaacaaagaaatctcttctgaaactcgtcagtctattcttgttctgagaaattaaggctattccatgtgagaaattgccaagaaactttAGATCTCATACAATtatgtgtactactcccttcacagaacagagcaaactgtcgctaaccagaatagaaagagtgggaggcctctttgtcagtttattaggtacaccacctggTTCAAGAAAATGGTTAGCTCCTAAAGACAGTGAGTCACATGgctgtggcttgctatataaagcaggcagacaggcatcaaggcatccagttactgtttgattgaatcttagaatgggcaaaactaaTCATCATCGGTGCCATGCGCGccagttccagtatctcagaaacgtccGGCTTCCTGGTCTTTTCATGCAAGAccgtgtctagggtttaccgagaattTTGCGATAAACAAAAtccatccagtcagcggcagtcctgtgggcgaaaacaacTAGTTGATGAGgtcaaaggagaatggcaagaattgtgcaagctaacaggcgggccacaaacaggcaaaaaCAGCGCAATACAATAGTTGTGTGCAGGATGGCATCTCGGAACACACAACTCGTCGGTCCTTGTCACAGATGGGCTATTGCGGCTCCAGTGgcacgcgatcaccaacactggacaattgagtggAAAAACACTTGGAAGCAccttggaagaatgttctattGACATAACTTTTTggacatgggtcccattatgtctggcaAAAACCAAACACTGTATTctacagtaagaacctcataccaacggtcaagcatggttgtggtagtgtgatggtttagggatgctttgctgcctcaggacctgaacaacttgccttaatagaaggaaccatgaattctgctctgtatcagagaattctacaggagaatgtcaggccatccgtctgtgagctgaagcttaGTAAGCGCAGCTGGGCCATGCAGCAAGACagtgatccaaaacacacaatcaagtctacatgaaaatggttaaaaagcaACAAATTTGATGTtttggaatggccaagtcaaagacctaatcccaatttaaatgttgtggcaggacttgaaacgagcagttcatgcttgaatagccacaaatgtcactgagttaaagcaatgggccaaaatacctCCACAGCGACACAAGAGACTgatcatcaactacaggaagcatttggttgcagtcattgcagctaaacaACCAGTttttgagtgtaagggggcaattactttttcacacaggggcattaggtgttgcataactttgtttatgaaataaattaaatatgtAATTGTTGTTTTATTTGTTCATTCAGATTTATTTGATCTAATATTATGTTTTGATTGAAGATCTGCACTATTGGGTTCAAAGCTCAGCTGGAGTTTCACGTTAATCATACATATTGCATTACATCATGTGTGGTTGGTTAGATGTAATTAACAAACATTTCATATAATACTTTccattacagtatacagtataattGCACTTTTGTTCTAGCCTTTGCATGCACCTCTTTTACATCTAATTACCAGTGTCTTAATATCCAACCATTGCTCCATGTGTCCCTTCTCCCTGGTGAGTAATGTATTTATTTTGGGGGTTTGATGCCAACTGCCCTAGCATAAGGTAACCTGTCATCAGCATCTGACGCCAAGGAGCATTCCTCAGAGACGAGGCCTACCCCAAACAATTCAATAAAATTCTAGATTGCATTTTGTCTCTGTCATTCAGTTAAGCCTGTACTCGATTGAAGTAGGATTGACATTTGTATTTCTTCCAAAAGGTGCCAgtgatatggcaaataggagacTGGACACTGGACAGCCTTGACGAGATCACTGTTTGATGGCAAACTGAGGAGCACTGGTTACACATTGTTGTGGAATTTTACACAGGGACACTCGAAGTAAATCTTAAATGAATCAATGTTTATTTGTCAGCacgctggagaggttccaactaACTTAATGCACCATAGTGAACGTCGGTCAGAAGCTCTGCCTGGGCAGTCCCAGCATTTGTCTTATATACggctatacacagacaagttacatttgcatgatttagcataattCATTCATTAATAGTGTTTTATTTCATTCACatgaccgaccaatactggttcataacatgtgactgACCAATACTCTCTAAGCTGAGACGTCTTTCATTCTCAAAACAAGGTCTGGACGTACTGCTAAATTGCAGTTACTGATAGTGAGggttcattcagtcagtcacttgcatgaacacagaaattggtttatagaacaacacatgaatagaacacagaaattaGTTATAAGAAAAGCAAATGTATCACATTTCCATCACACTCTCAAGACCATTAAAGAGGGGTTACTATACAGTGTCTTCAACATAGTCATAAACAAATCCCATATGTTCCATAGTTTACCAGAGGTAGAACCAACCGAGACAGTCAAAGGCCATCTCTGCATCAATTGACAGGACTGCACAGGAGGATGGTATATCAGGTGTAATTTGTATTATACGTAGGAGACGTCTCCAATTGTCTGACACCTATCGATATTTGACAATCCAGGATGAACTAGTTTTTGCAAAATAGTTTCAAGGTGTTTGGCTAGAACCTTGGCATACAATTTCATGTCAATAttgatgagggagagaggctTATGACTTGAACAGAATGTCGGGTCTTTACCTTTTTTATGTACCAGATAGAAAACCAAGTCCCTCATGAAGAAACATAAGAAATCATTCACCATTCTCCAGCATGTGACATTCGGGCTTACAAAGACCCTACATTGGTCATCAATATACAGCTGATGTCTACATGCTCCTATGTTTTTCCTTTATAAACATAATTAAATGTATGATCTAAATTCTGTGTAAATGACTAtaggatacagggagagagaataTTCCCTCTTTGTCAGGGGCTTTGATGTGTCTGTGGTCCGAGCATGTTTCCTCTCACCTGTTTCCTCGATTTCTCACCTTGTTGTCCTCCGACTATTGTTTCTATCTCTCTAAactcctctgtgtttatgtcctGGTGCCTGTTTTCTTTGGCCCATGACTTTAGCCTCGTATGCTGGTTCTGGTCAATGATGCCAATGTTCAGATACTCACTGAACACATTCATGAACCCAGCTTTGTAGTAGCAGTTCGTCCCATTTTCTGAAAAGTCTTGATGTTTTCCAATGGACGAGCGGTTTATGAGGCCTAGGTGTAGGGTAAATATGTACAATAAACTGGTAAGTCCTCTGAATAAAAATACTCATCCAAATTTAAGCAGTTACATAGAATTAAAGAGCACTGGAGTAGAGAATGGATGTTGAATAAGAAAGTGAATAGAGCAGTGGGGAATGGATTAAGCAGTGGGGAATGCATGGAGCAACATGGAATAAACAGAGCAGAAGGGAATGGACAGCAGTAGACAAGCTTGTGATGTCGATACCTGCTTTATCCCTAAGCTTCTGGGAGGACACAGGATTGGCCATAATCATGGCCTGCTTCAGCATCTTCTCAGCATTCCCACTTACGAGTGTGTCAGCCAGCAGTGCCCTGTTGGTaaatggtgcagagagagggaccAGGGATGGGTGGGCAACATTCTATAAGACTTTAAGGTTAAAAAGGGACATATTCTTATTCATGCTTTCATAAATAAATCCACTGTACTCTGAAACAGATTCACTTGCACGCCCAGTGCAGATGTACATGCACGCAAACATCTCACACCTGCTGACTCACCTGCACCGTTTGGCCTCCATGCAATTGCCGGTTGTCAAGGCAGTGCGGTGATGTTGGTAGAGAACCTGCATGACAAGGTGGCATCTTCCATTTGGGTCCGATTGAATACTTGTTACTAGAGCATAAAGTTGTGAATTCTTACTCTTGAGTTTTTCCAAGTCACGGTGTACTAGTGCCTTCCTTAATGTGTCCTTTGGTATGATGTGGTCGGCTTCCACAGCGTACCTTCCAGACAATATGGTGTTTCTTACACTTTTGAGGGAAGAGAAAAATAAAGTGCATGAGACATATCAGGGGCCATATGTACAGTATCAAGCAGCAAAGAGTCTTCGAAACAGTCTTGAATATTGAAACATTACCTTTATTGATATTTTGAAGACATTTCCTGAGTGTAGAAATAATACATTTCTAAATTCATTTTCATATGATTAGAGAACTCATTTCTTTTACAATTGTATCCTGAGTGTCTCTAAATCATCTATGTAATCGGTATCCAAATGAAGATGAAACTACTTTACTCTTTGTATGTGGCAACATAACCAAGGTCATAAAGCTGGGCAATAATATAGTCGGTTTCCGTCATAGGTGCGATGGCATCCCTGTAGTCCTGGCTGATAATCTTCTTTTCTGGCCTTGCCCCTCCCAATATGGAATATTTTCCAGGATCCATAACATTATCATAGCGCTTCTGGAGTTTTACTAACTCACAGTAGGTTGGGAGGTTTTCCTGAACCTGTTTGAGGAAATAATTTAAGTCAGTAAGCATAAATAGTGTCACAATATCAATTTCTCTACTCCCAAAGGTTGTGCTCCCTATTCATGCGCTGGGCGATAAAAGGTTCTCGATAACATTTTCCCCTATAACGATGCTAAACTTTTGAtagaatatttttattttgtagtGGCCGTTTTCCTCTTCCTAGGCTTCAACATCATGTATCATTTCTGAGGACTTTGGTCTGGAGGCAGAACAcatggaaagacagagagaaagagaagttggtcctcacacacacacacagtgaggggAGAAGCAATCTTTTCCCTGTTTGCTTATCTGTTGGTAACATGTCTGTTGTATATTCATTCACTTTACGTTATGGATAATAAAGTTGTGATAATAAAGTGACTGaacaaagcaacaacaaaaaaatagccAGATCGCACAAGCTTTTCAGCTTTTCAGTTAACTTTTCCTTATTTCTAGTGAACATTGGCACCAGTTTGTCATCAGAACTGTCCAACATTTTAACAACATTTTGAAAGTTGACAGATTTTCCTCTACTATTGATTTGAAACTGCTATAGCTCTAGTGCTGACATTGATGGATTGTTTTGACAGAATCCGATTCTCAATAATTTGCTTAAATCTGTCTCTTACACTTCTGGCTTTATTATTCATATAATCTTGGCCCATGCCTTTGAAAAAATGATTGTCTGTTTCAGAAATGTATTGTGTTTTCTGGCTTTATACAAAAATAATTGTTTGATAAGCCTTAATTATTAGTTGTAAAGTTGTGGCAACTACACAGCCTGTCTTGCTTGGAGATCTTGGGTCTATTGATTTAATTGACTTTCTAGGAGGGTCTCTTTTTTGAGGCAACTGCAATTTAGCTAGTTTGCAGTTGCTAGCTATTTTGTCCTGGGACATAAACAACCTTTATATCCCAGGacattttacctgaaatgcacaaggtcctctactccaacagTTAATCCCCGAACCGAACTCAGTTAATCTTTCAATCAATCACGTGGGTATaatcaatgaggagatggcatatgggtatctgcttctataaaccaatgaggagatgggagaggcaggacttgcaccgCG
This window of the Oncorhynchus keta strain PuntledgeMale-10-30-2019 chromosome 4, Oket_V2, whole genome shotgun sequence genome carries:
- the LOC118380630 gene encoding uncharacterized protein LOC118380630 isoform X4; this translates as MGSSWCKIILKNETPYTWHYSGSHVYDPFPNISYTERKESGTLKAREEKEYWPDRNGKLCMFILKYGDHQHNSFSYAYSGYQHTTFTIRESLDRSVIELHCSTHSVVETCPNYAKKEKDQQRREEEQRRQERQERERRIEEEISKETEEARRSLTEAKLNLSPSLREQEGHRQCTHVLQQVMGDHETVIERDEVQENLPTYCELVKLQKRYDNVMDPGKYSILGGARPEKKIISQDYRDAIAPMTETDYIIAQLYDLGYVATYKDVRNTILSGRYAVEADHIIPKDTLRKALVHRDLEKLKSKNSQLYALVTSIQSDPNGRCHLVMQVLYQHHRTALTTGNCMEAKRCRALLADTLVSGNAEKMLKQAMIMANPVSSQKLRDKAGLINRSSIGKHQDFSENGTNCYYKAGFMNVFSEYLNIGIIDQNQHTRLKSWAKENRHQDINTEEFREIETIVGGQQGEKSRKQVRGNMLGPQTHQSP